A stretch of the Pseudorasbora parva isolate DD20220531a chromosome 13, ASM2467924v1, whole genome shotgun sequence genome encodes the following:
- the star gene encoding steroidogenic acute regulatory protein, mitochondrial → MLPATFKLCAGISYRHTRNMTGLRKNAVMAIHHELNKLAGPGPSAWINHIRRRSSLLSSRIAEETYSEAEQCYVQQGQEALQKSISILSDQDGWQTEIETVNGDKVMSKVLPDIGKVFKLEVMLEQQTDDLYEELVDNMEQMGEWNPNVKQVKILQKIGQDTMITHEISGETPGNVVGPRDFVSVRCAKRRGSTCFLAGMSTQHPGMPEKKGFVRAENGPTCIVMRPSADDPNKTKFTWLLSLDLKGWIPKTVINRVLSQTQVDFANHLRHRMTSSGSMEAAIAC, encoded by the exons ATGTTGCCTGCAACTTTCAAACTGTGTGCTGGTATTTCCTACAGGCATACGAGAAACATGACAG GTCTGAGGAAGAATGCAGTGATGGCAATCCATCATGAGTTGAACAAGCTTGCTGGACCTGGACCTAGTGCTTGGATTAACCACATCCGAAGAAGAAGCTCCCTGCTCA GTAGTCGGATTGCAGAAGAAACGTACAGTGAAGCTGAGCAGTGTTATGTGCAGCAGGGACAGGAAGCTCTGCAGAAGTCTATCAGCATCCTCAGCGACCAGGATGGCTGGCAAACTGAGATTGAGACT GTCAATGGGGATAAGGTAATGAGTAAAGTATTACCGGACATTGGGAAGGTTTTTAAATTGGAAGTGATGCTGGAACAGCAAACAGATGATCTTTATGAGGAGCTGGTGGACAACATGGAACAAATGGGGGAGTGGAATCCCAATGTCAAACAAGTCAAG ATTCTTCAAAAAATCGGTCAGGATACTATGATCACACATGAGATTTCAGGTGAAACACCTGGAAATGTGGTGGGCCCACGAGATTTTGTAAGTGTCCGCTGTGCCAAGCGCAGGGGATCTACATGCTTCCTGGCCGGGATGTCCACTCAACACCCTGGAATGCCTGAGAAGAAAGGTTTTGTAAG GGCTGAGAACGGACCCACCTGTATTGTGATGCGACCAAGTGCAGATGATCCCAATAAGACAAAATTTACCTGGTTGCTCAGTTTAGACCTTAAG GGTTGGATCCCAAAAACTGTCATCAACCGGGTACTTTCGCAAACCCAGGTGGATTTTGCAAACCACCTAAGGCACAGAATGACATCCAGTGGTAGTATGGAAGCAGCCATTGCCTGCTGA